One window of the Trifolium pratense cultivar HEN17-A07 linkage group LG2, ARS_RC_1.1, whole genome shotgun sequence genome contains the following:
- the LOC123909695 gene encoding cytochrome P450 89A2-like: protein MESSWFIAIVSFCIIFLIRAIFSTRTTTKTTVTLPPGPPHIPILTTLSWFRKSFSSQLEPFLKTLHTKYGPIITLRIGSRPAIFIADHSIAHHALIQNSSVFSDRPKALPTGKINTSNQHNISAASYGPTWRTLRRNLASEMLHPSKIKSFSEIRNWVLETLINRLKSASGSESSDSVTVISHFHYAMFCLLVFMLFGERVNDEILSDILRVQRNHLLGISRFNILNFWPRVTRIFLRKRWEEFLKLRKDQEDVLLPLIRARKQVKESGLNNVKSVVSYVDTLLELELPEEKRKLSEDEMVTLCSEFLTGGTDTTSTALQWIMANLVKHPDVQRKIVDEIRDVMGDDDSGEKKEVKEEDLHKFPYLKCVILEGLRRHPPGHFVLPHAVTEDVVLDGYLVPKNGTVNFMVAEMGWDPHVWEDPMEFKPERFLKEETFDITGSKEIKMMPFGAGRRICPGYNLALLHLEYFVANLVWNFDWKLPEGGHVDLSEKQEFTTVMKNPLQVHISPRI from the coding sequence ATGGAATCATCATGGTTCATAGCAATTGTCTCTTTCTGCATCATCTTCCTCATCAGAGCTATCTTCTCCACCAGAACCACCACAAAAACCACCGTAACCCTCCCTCCTGGCCCACCACACATACCAATACTCACAACCCTATCATGGTTTCGAAAATCATTCTCCTCCCAACTCGAACCATTTCTCAAAACCCTTCACACCAAATATGGTCCTATCATCACTCTTAGAATCGGTTCTCGACCTGCAATTTTCATCGCCGACCATTCCATTGCTCATCATGCTCTCATTCAAAACTCCTCTGTTTTCTCCGATCGTCCCAAAGCTCTTCCCACCGGCAAAATTAATACCAGCAACCAACATAACATCAGTGCTGCTTCATACGGTCCTACATGGCGTACCCTCCGTCGTAACCTCGCTTCAGAGATGCTTCATCCttccaaaatcaaatctttctcTGAAATTCGCAACTGGGTCTTGGAAACTCTCATCAACCGTCTCAAATCTGCTTCGGGATCAGAATCTTCAGATTCTGTTACGGTTATTTCTCACTTTCATTATGCGATGTTCTGTTTATTAGTTTTCATGTTGTTTGGTGAAAGAGTTAATGATGAGATACTCAGTGACATCTTGCGTGTACAAAGGAATCATTTGTTGGGTATTAGCAGAttcaatattttgaatttctGGCCTAGAGTTACCAGGATTTTCTTGCGGAAACGATGGGAGGAGTTTTTGAAATTGCGTAAGGATCAAGAGGATGTTTTGCTTCCGTTGATAAGAGCGAGGAAGCAAGTCAAAGAGAGTGGATTGAACAATGTTAAGAGTGTTGTTTCATATGTGGATACTCTTTTGGAGTTGGAGTTGCCTGAGGAGAAACGTAAGCTGAGTGAAGATGAAATGGTTACTCTTTGTTCCGAGTTTTTGACTGGTGGGACGGATACTACTTCCACTGCTTTGCAGTGGATTATGGCGAATTTGGTGAAACACCCGGACGTGCAGAGGAAGATTGTGGATGAGATTAGAGATGTGATGGGTGACGATGATAGTGGAGAAAAGAAGGAAGTGAAAGAGGAAGACTTGCATAAGTTTCCGTATCTTAAGTGTGTGATTTTGGAAGGGTTGAGGCGTCATCCACCGGGGCATTTTGTGTTGCCACACGCGGTGACTGAGGATGTTGTTTTGGATGGTTATTTGGTGCCTAAAAACGGGACAGTGAATTTTATGGTGGCTGAGATGGGGTGGGATCCTCATGTTTGGGAGGATCCAATGGAGTTTAAGCCAGAGAGGTTTTTGAAGGAGGAAACATTTGATATTACAGGGAGTAAAGAGATAAAGATGATGCCATTTGGTGCTGGGAGGAGAATTTGTCCTGGATATAATTTAGCTTTGCTTCATTTGGAATATTTTGTGgctaatttggtttggaattttGATTGGAAGCTTCCGGAGGGGGGACACGTCGATTTGTCCGAAAAACAAGAATTCACCACTGTCATGAAAAATCCATTGCAGGTTCATATTTCTCCTAGAATCTAG